In Puntigrus tetrazona isolate hp1 chromosome 24, ASM1883169v1, whole genome shotgun sequence, a genomic segment contains:
- the csrnp1b gene encoding cysteine/serine-rich nuclear protein 1b, translated as MSGVLKRKYEEVEEDPCYSSSSPSSLSSSAYSEWDSDGESCYSDTLDSTPSNPSSPATSLNTPSILKKAKRSRRGNVQFDQVTVFFFPRCQGFTSVPSRGGCTLGMVQRHSAQRRYSIAEFAIAQRHLRREKIKNRLMEEKLEALKLKLTKNGTQESEEADRLTIDDIPEDEIDLSAVNLDDGSFLHPYPSKRRYAILKAAGVKKIDKDEKRQLHELRTSREDCGCDCQGFCEPETCSCSLAGIKCQMDHSSFPCGCTKDGCGNTAGRIEFNSSRVQTHYIHTIMKLELEKRLEEHTPESKSPSEDLPDCSSQIHPAESSSTPDRPTFHFNSELVAVGENSCSSDMTDSSSSSGQSEDSESAENAQSEQSPLDVDENGLTRILSFSDTDSEDCSVRERNNNNCDYQQKKSESVGYGIFSATDDKLSTSQTDNSRTAMSELLDENANQANALFHSCSVPHTPSPSIDHSASYMDLSLSSESDLEFFDGFPCLGPSSLYNSLKEYEHVDNFFQFQLPTYPSLPQAADPGTCLLESLIGLSDSVPEPPATFTDNQMLEDAMKLSVMESVKV; from the exons ATGAGCGGGGTTCTCAAGAGGAAGTatgaggaggtggaggaggaccCGTGCTACTCATCCTCctctccttcctctctctcctcctctgccTATTCGGAGTGGGACTCGGATGGGGAGAGCTGCTACTCCGACACCCTGGATTCGACCCCCAGCAACCCCAGCTCCCCAGCAACTTCCTTAAACA CCCCATCTATCCTGAAGAAGGCCAAGCGCTCACGGCGAGGCAACGTGCAGTTTGACCAGGTTACGGTCTTCTTCTTTCCTCGCTGTCAGGGCTTCACCAGCGTGCCCAGCCGGGGAGGTTGCACCCTTGGCATGGTGCAGAGGCACAGCGCCCAGCGCCGTTACTCAATAGCGGAGTTTGCCATAGCACAGCGCCACCTACGGAGAGAGAAAATCAAAAACCGATTGATGGAGGAAAAACTGGAAGCTCTTAAGCTTAAG CTTACCAAAAACGGTACCCAGGAGTCCGAAGAGGCTGATAGGCTAACTATCGATGACATCCCAGAGGACGAAATCGACCTCAGCGCAGTAAACTTGGACGACGGCTCCTTCCTGCATCCCTACCCCTCCAAGAGAAGATACGCCATCCTAAAAGCCGCTGGCGTGAAGAAAATCGATAAAGACGAGAAGCGGCAACTGCATGAGTTACGTACGTCGAGAGAAGACTGCGGATGTGACTGCCAGGGCTTCTGTGAACCGGAGACCTGCAGCTGTAGTTTAGCAGGGATCAAATGTCAG ATGGACCATTCATCCTTCCCGTGTGGTTGCACTAAAGACGGCTGTGGGAACACGGCAGGCCGCATCGAGTTCAACTCCAGCCGAGTTCAGACACACTACATCCACACCATCATGAAGCTAGAGCTGGAGAAGCGTTTGGAAGAGCACACGCCAGAGAGCAAAAGCCCCTCTGAAGACCTCCCAGACTGCAGTTCCCAAATCCACCCAGCAGAGAGCAGCTCCACGCCAGACCGGCCCACGTTTCACTTCAACTCGGAGCTGGTGGCCGTGGGAGAGAACAGCTGTAGCAGCGACATGACCGATTCGTCTAGTTCTTCAGGCCAGAGCGAGGACTCGGAATCCGCCGAAAACGCTCAGAGCGAGCAGTCGCCGCTAGACGTCGACGAAAACGGACTCACGAGAATCCTAAGCTTTAGCGACACAGACAGTGAGGACTGTTCTGTCAGAGAGCGCAACAACAACAATTGCGACTACCAGCAGAAAAAGAGCGAATCCGTGGGCTACGGCATCTTCAGCGCGACAGACGACAAGCTTAGCACGTCGCAAACGGACAACAGCCGCACGGCCATGTCTGAGCTCCTAGACGAGAACGCTAATCAAGCTAACGCTCTTTTTCACAGCTGCTCTGTCCCCCACACGCCCTCGCCCTCCATCGATCATTCGGCCAGCTACATGGACTTGAGCCTCTCATCCGAATCAGACCTGGAGTTCTTTGACGGCTTTCCTTGTCTCGGACCGAGCTCGCTGTACAACTCCTTAAAGGAGTACGAACATGTGGACAACTTCTTTCAGTTCCAGTTGCCTACTTACCCCAGCCTCCCGCAGGCCGCCGACCCGGGCACGTGTCTCCTCGAGTCTCTGATCGGCTTGTCGGATTCGGTCCCAGAACCTCCGGCGACTTTCACGGACAATCAAATGCTCGAAGATGCCATGAAGCTTTCCGTGATGGAGTCTGTGAAAGTCTAA